A window of Cohnella herbarum contains these coding sequences:
- a CDS encoding bifunctional homocysteine S-methyltransferase/methylenetetrahydrofolate reductase has translation MKPDLRTALTLKPLVGDGAMATYLYQLGLPVGVSFEEFNLLKPDVIADVHRRYAAAGANIIETNTYSAQHNRLSKYGLEKKTEEINAAGVAIARKAVGQDAYVVGSIGAVRGGAGKNVRTAIVKRDFEEQIGALLAADVDGLLLETFFDLEELSLALSIIRKKSDISVICQFAVEDPHRTHDGILLPDAFRRLKSEGADVIGFNCRSGPNGILRALETIPRDIGVPLSVFPNAGIPDYVDGKVVYSATPEYFASSAIKFADAGARLIGGCCGTTPEHIAAIAGALRGYSPQTPEQNAVQAGTAQPEQTVEVNEVSPPQIVEPSIVDLVRERHTVIVELDPPRDLDITKFMAGAQALKDAKADALTMADNSLAVTRMSNMALAALLKERVGIRPLAHIACRDRNLIGTQTHMMGFDALGIDHVLAVTGDPAKFGDLPGSSSVYDLTSFEIIRMIKQLNDGIAFSGKPLKQKAKFVVGAAFNPNVKHLDKAVQRLERKISSGADYIMTQPVYDPELIVRIAEMTKHLTIPIFLGIFPLASGRNAEYLHNEVPGIQLSDSVRQRMSGLEGSAGRAEGVRIAEELLDVAMAHFNGIYLMTPFMAYEMTVSLTEYVRSKSKSLNAGK, from the coding sequence ATGAAACCGGATTTGCGAACGGCGCTCACTCTTAAGCCCCTGGTCGGCGACGGCGCGATGGCGACGTACTTATACCAACTCGGCTTGCCCGTCGGGGTATCGTTCGAGGAATTTAACTTGCTCAAGCCGGACGTCATTGCCGACGTTCATCGCCGCTACGCGGCCGCGGGAGCGAATATTATCGAGACCAATACGTATTCCGCTCAACATAATCGATTGTCCAAATACGGTTTGGAGAAGAAAACCGAAGAAATCAACGCCGCGGGCGTCGCGATTGCGCGCAAAGCCGTAGGCCAGGACGCCTACGTGGTCGGCTCGATAGGAGCCGTTAGGGGCGGAGCGGGTAAAAACGTAAGAACGGCTATCGTAAAACGCGATTTCGAGGAACAGATCGGGGCGCTGCTTGCCGCGGACGTTGACGGGCTGTTGTTGGAGACGTTCTTCGATCTCGAAGAGTTGTCTTTGGCTTTATCCATTATCCGGAAAAAAAGCGATATCAGCGTCATTTGCCAATTCGCGGTAGAGGATCCTCACCGGACGCACGACGGCATTCTGTTGCCGGACGCTTTCCGCCGGCTGAAGAGCGAAGGGGCGGACGTTATCGGGTTTAACTGCCGAAGCGGTCCTAACGGCATCTTGCGCGCCCTCGAGACAATCCCAAGAGATATAGGCGTGCCGTTAAGCGTATTTCCGAATGCCGGCATTCCGGATTACGTAGACGGCAAAGTCGTTTATTCCGCGACGCCGGAGTATTTCGCGTCCTCCGCGATTAAATTCGCCGATGCGGGAGCGAGATTGATCGGAGGCTGTTGCGGAACGACGCCGGAGCATATCGCGGCTATCGCCGGAGCTCTTCGCGGCTATTCTCCGCAAACGCCGGAGCAAAACGCGGTCCAAGCGGGTACCGCTCAGCCCGAGCAGACGGTTGAAGTTAACGAAGTATCGCCGCCTCAGATCGTTGAACCGAGCATAGTCGATCTAGTACGCGAACGCCATACGGTTATCGTCGAATTAGATCCTCCCCGCGATCTGGACATCACGAAGTTCATGGCCGGCGCTCAAGCGTTGAAAGACGCGAAGGCGGATGCGTTGACGATGGCGGACAACTCGCTTGCCGTAACGAGAATGAGCAACATGGCGCTCGCGGCGTTGTTGAAAGAAAGAGTAGGCATTCGGCCTTTGGCGCATATCGCGTGCCGCGATCGCAATTTGATCGGCACCCAAACCCACATGATGGGATTCGACGCGCTCGGAATCGATCATGTTTTGGCGGTGACGGGGGATCCGGCTAAGTTCGGCGATTTGCCGGGATCAAGCTCCGTGTACGATTTGACCTCATTTGAAATCATACGTATGATCAAGCAGCTTAACGACGGAATCGCCTTCTCCGGCAAGCCGTTGAAGCAAAAAGCGAAATTCGTCGTCGGAGCCGCCTTTAACCCGAACGTTAAACATTTGGATAAAGCGGTTCAACGACTGGAGCGCAAAATTTCTTCGGGCGCGGACTACATCATGACGCAGCCCGTATACGATCCCGAGTTAATCGTCCGGATCGCAGAGATGACCAAACATTTGACGATTCCGATTTTCTTGGGTATTTTCCCGCTCGCGAGCGGACGTAACGCGGAATATTTGCATAACGAAGTTCCCGGCATTCAGCTATCGGATTCCGTCCGGCAGCGAATGAGCGGACTAGAAGGCTCTGCCGGCCGCGCGGAAGGCGTGAGAATAGCCGAAGAGCTGCTGGATGTCGCGATGGCTCACTTCAACGGTATCTATTTGATGACCCCGTTCATGGCTTATGAAATGACGGTTTCTTTGACCGAATACGTAAGAAGCAAGAGCAAGAGTTTGAATGCAGGGAAGTAA
- a CDS encoding MFS transporter, translating into MSNSWKIYMLAVVSFLVGTSENIIAGILDMVAGDVGVSVAAAGQLITVFSLAYAFGTPILMALTSRVERRKLMLAALAVFFVGNVVAVTVTGYLSLMGSRVILALSTGVFVVVALTVAAKLAQPGKQGSAIATLVMGFSTSLIIGVPLGRVIASAYDWKLIFAGIGVLGLLAMLAILRLIPRSAGEEPVPIKAQFALLRNPKIAVALSVTFFWIFGYSIVYTYISPFLLTVTGMGERAVSIGLFAFGIASLIGSKLGGFSTDKWGIPRTLIGGMLLHSGVLFLIAAFSQSAALMFPLLMLWAFAAWSSGPTQQYYLMTLAPEASGIMLSLNSSVLQLAMAAGAGIGGVIVEGASLSAVGWLGALGVAIAAALAATSFGLSRASARAALDEKKLRVTQVEPETIPSR; encoded by the coding sequence ATGTCGAATTCTTGGAAAATTTACATGCTGGCCGTCGTTAGCTTCTTGGTAGGAACGTCGGAAAATATTATCGCGGGAATTCTGGATATGGTCGCCGGAGACGTCGGGGTGTCGGTCGCCGCCGCGGGACAGCTCATTACCGTCTTCTCGCTGGCTTATGCGTTCGGTACGCCGATTCTGATGGCCCTCACCTCGAGAGTAGAACGAAGGAAGCTTATGTTGGCGGCGCTGGCCGTATTCTTCGTCGGAAACGTCGTTGCGGTCACGGTAACCGGATATCTTTCGCTGATGGGCTCCAGGGTTATATTGGCTCTAAGCACGGGAGTGTTCGTCGTGGTCGCGTTAACGGTCGCGGCCAAACTGGCTCAACCGGGCAAGCAAGGAAGCGCGATCGCTACGCTCGTTATGGGATTCAGCACCTCTCTAATCATTGGCGTACCGTTGGGCAGAGTGATTGCTTCCGCTTACGATTGGAAGCTGATTTTTGCGGGAATCGGCGTACTGGGACTGCTGGCGATGCTTGCCATTCTGCGTTTGATCCCGAGATCCGCCGGAGAGGAGCCGGTGCCGATCAAAGCGCAATTCGCATTGCTTAGGAATCCTAAGATCGCCGTCGCCTTATCGGTTACCTTTTTCTGGATTTTCGGTTATTCCATTGTCTATACGTACATTTCCCCGTTTCTCCTGACGGTTACGGGAATGGGCGAGCGGGCCGTAAGTATCGGCTTGTTCGCGTTCGGCATCGCGAGCTTAATCGGTTCTAAGCTTGGTGGGTTCAGTACGGATAAGTGGGGAATCCCGCGAACTTTGATCGGAGGCATGCTGCTTCATTCCGGGGTGTTGTTCCTGATAGCCGCCTTCTCGCAATCGGCTGCCTTAATGTTCCCGCTGCTCATGTTATGGGCTTTCGCGGCGTGGTCGTCCGGACCGACGCAGCAATATTATTTGATGACTTTGGCACCCGAGGCTTCCGGCATTATGCTTAGCTTGAATTCTTCCGTGCTGCAACTGGCCATGGCGGCCGGGGCGGGCATCGGGGGAGTTATCGTGGAAGGGGCATCATTGTCCGCGGTCGGTTGGTTAGGCGCGCTGGGGGTCGCGATAGCGGCAGCCTTGGCGGCAACCTCATTCGGTCTATCGAGGGCGAGCGCAAGAGCGGCGTTAGATGAGAAAAAGCTGCGAGTAACCCAGGTCGAACCGGAAACGATTCCGTCCCGATAA
- a CDS encoding ArsR/SmtB family transcription factor — protein MVEDNAEIGQAVKVYKALGEPTRLKIALLLTEEKNLCCSDIGSKLESVAGSTLSHHLKQLTDCGLLNLRKDGTYIYYSVNRDMAEKYAPYLLV, from the coding sequence ATGGTCGAGGATAACGCGGAGATCGGGCAAGCGGTTAAGGTATACAAGGCGTTGGGAGAGCCGACAAGGCTGAAGATCGCTCTGTTGCTTACCGAGGAGAAAAATTTGTGTTGTTCCGATATCGGCAGCAAACTGGAATCCGTCGCCGGTTCGACGCTGTCGCATCATCTGAAGCAGCTCACCGATTGCGGATTGCTTAATCTTCGCAAAGACGGCACGTATATCTACTATAGCGTCAATCGTGATATGGCGGAGAAGTACGCGCCCTATTTGTTGGTGTAA
- the dapF gene encoding diaminopimelate epimerase, with product MEFTKMHGLGNDFIVVAGEQRLPDDVAELAIRTCNRFFGIGADGLVYILPSDKADFKMRIINSDGSEAEQCGNAIRCVAKYAYDNGLTSKKELTIETLGAGVQPVQLQTSEGKVSLVTVDMGQPILNGLDVPTTIDANPVIGHTVSVDGRDFAFTAVSMGNPHCVIYVDDAAGFDLATWGPKLEKHPLFPRKINVEFATVNSRSQVDMRVWERGAGPTLACGTGACATLVSSVLNGLTDRQATISLAGGDLSIVWNEDNDRIYMTGPAAFVFTGNLN from the coding sequence ATGGAATTCACGAAAATGCACGGATTAGGAAACGACTTCATCGTCGTCGCAGGAGAGCAGCGCCTTCCGGACGATGTGGCGGAATTAGCCATACGGACTTGCAACCGATTTTTCGGGATCGGCGCGGACGGCTTAGTGTATATTTTGCCTTCGGACAAAGCGGACTTTAAGATGCGGATCATCAACTCCGACGGATCCGAGGCGGAGCAGTGCGGCAATGCGATCCGTTGCGTGGCGAAATACGCGTACGATAACGGCTTGACGAGCAAGAAGGAGTTAACGATCGAGACGTTGGGCGCAGGCGTTCAGCCCGTCCAATTACAGACGTCGGAAGGCAAAGTCTCTCTCGTTACCGTCGATATGGGGCAGCCGATCTTGAACGGATTAGACGTACCTACGACGATCGACGCGAATCCGGTTATCGGCCATACCGTATCGGTCGACGGACGCGATTTCGCCTTTACGGCCGTCTCCATGGGAAATCCTCATTGCGTCATCTACGTGGACGACGCGGCCGGATTCGATCTGGCGACATGGGGACCGAAGTTGGAGAAACATCCTTTGTTCCCGCGAAAGATCAACGTGGAGTTCGCTACCGTCAATTCCCGCAGCCAAGTGGACATGCGGGTATGGGAACGGGGCGCAGGTCCGACATTGGCTTGCGGAACGGGAGCCTGCGCGACGTTGGTGTCGTCCGTCTTGAACGGCTTGACGGACCGCCAGGCGACGATTTCCCTGGCAGGCGGCGATCTATCGATCGTCTGGAACGAGGACAACGACCGGATTTACATGACCGGTCCGGCAGCGTTCGTGTTTACGGGCAACTTAAACTAA
- the purT gene encoding phosphoribosylglycinamide formyltransferase 2, producing MYISKKLMLLGSGELGKEVIIEAQRLGIETVAVDRYDHAPAMQTAHRSYVIDMLDRQALREVVEREKPDLIVPEIEAIATAELVKLEEEGYRVIPTARAAQLTMDREGIRRLASETLGLPTAGYRFADTYEQFADAAREMGFPCVVKPLMSSSGKGQSVCRSEEDLDRCWKIAMEGGRVQQARVIVEEFITFESEITLLTVRSVNGTLFCPPIGHIQKDGDYIESWQPHEMTEVQIAEAKRIAGVITDALGGTGIFGVELFLAGDKVYFSEVSPRPHDTGLVTLVSQNLSEFALHVRAILGYPIPEIYVIAPGASRPLKADKELAEYRIEGIGEALSVPQTQMRVFGKPVTKAGRRMAVALSTGNSVSEARERAKKALDSLRIEGE from the coding sequence ATGTACATAAGCAAAAAATTGATGTTGCTCGGCTCTGGCGAGCTCGGGAAAGAAGTCATTATCGAAGCGCAGCGGCTCGGAATCGAAACCGTCGCGGTGGACCGATACGACCACGCTCCGGCGATGCAGACTGCGCACAGGAGTTACGTCATCGATATGTTGGACCGCCAAGCGCTGCGCGAAGTCGTGGAACGCGAGAAACCCGATCTTATCGTACCGGAGATCGAAGCGATCGCGACCGCGGAGCTCGTGAAGTTAGAGGAAGAAGGATACCGAGTGATTCCGACCGCGCGGGCGGCGCAACTGACGATGGATCGAGAGGGGATCAGGAGGCTGGCTTCGGAGACGCTCGGTTTGCCGACGGCCGGGTATCGTTTCGCCGATACTTATGAGCAATTCGCGGATGCCGCAAGGGAAATGGGATTCCCGTGCGTCGTTAAACCGCTCATGAGTTCATCCGGTAAAGGGCAAAGCGTCTGCCGCTCGGAAGAGGATCTGGATCGGTGCTGGAAAATCGCGATGGAAGGCGGCCGCGTTCAGCAGGCGAGAGTCATCGTCGAGGAATTTATTACGTTCGAATCGGAAATTACGCTGTTAACGGTTCGGTCCGTAAACGGTACTTTGTTCTGTCCCCCGATCGGTCATATCCAGAAAGACGGAGACTACATTGAATCGTGGCAACCGCACGAGATGACGGAAGTACAGATCGCGGAAGCGAAAAGAATCGCCGGAGTTATTACGGATGCGCTCGGAGGTACAGGGATTTTCGGAGTGGAGCTGTTTCTTGCCGGAGACAAAGTATACTTCAGCGAAGTATCCCCGCGTCCGCACGATACGGGATTGGTCACTTTGGTCAGCCAGAACCTGTCCGAATTCGCTTTGCACGTAAGAGCGATATTAGGTTATCCGATCCCGGAAATCTATGTCATCGCTCCAGGGGCAAGCCGCCCGTTAAAAGCGGACAAGGAGTTAGCGGAATATCGGATCGAAGGGATAGGGGAAGCGTTGTCCGTTCCGCAGACGCAAATGCGCGTATTCGGCAAACCGGTTACGAAGGCGGGACGCAGGATGGCGGTCGCTTTATCGACCGGAAACTCCGTCTCGGAAGCGCGCGAAAGAGCGAAGAAGGCTTTGGATTCCCTTCGCATCGAAGGGGAATAA
- a CDS encoding TetR/AcrR family transcriptional regulator: protein MSPRTKEQNEQIRKQRSQEILRAAVAVYAEKGYAAAEIGEIAEKAGLARGLVYHYFKSKQTLFRELYDSMMDETRKFTESYFEQEGPPLDLFAGYATIVCKQVLEDPARSRFFSRISLDVHYLYTSEEFSPFEWMKSLIQPMRKAVENGIRQGTIRQGDANLLALQFWGAVSQGTNYMDQLQQELNSGGTADSAVKERLKLVLEQTVASALAVLRG from the coding sequence ATGTCCCCGCGCACGAAGGAACAAAATGAACAAATCCGCAAACAACGCTCGCAAGAAATATTACGGGCTGCCGTCGCCGTTTACGCGGAGAAGGGCTACGCGGCTGCCGAAATCGGCGAAATCGCGGAGAAAGCCGGTCTGGCGCGCGGACTGGTGTACCATTATTTCAAATCGAAGCAAACGCTGTTTCGCGAGCTTTACGACTCCATGATGGACGAAACGCGCAAGTTCACCGAATCCTATTTCGAGCAAGAAGGTCCTCCCCTTGATTTGTTCGCAGGATATGCGACGATCGTTTGCAAGCAAGTGCTTGAAGATCCGGCTAGATCCCGCTTCTTCTCTAGAATCAGCCTGGATGTTCATTATTTGTATACGTCCGAGGAATTTTCTCCGTTCGAATGGATGAAGAGCTTAATTCAGCCGATGAGGAAAGCCGTAGAAAACGGGATTCGTCAAGGAACGATTCGTCAAGGCGACGCCAACCTGTTGGCCTTGCAGTTCTGGGGAGCCGTGTCCCAGGGCACGAATTACATGGATCAGTTGCAGCAAGAACTTAACTCGGGGGGAACCGCTGACAGTGCGGTCAAGGAACGGTTGAAACTCGTTCTGGAGCAAACCGTAGCTTCGGCTTTGGCGGTATTAAGGGGATAG
- a CDS encoding calcium-translocating P-type ATPase, SERCA-type, translated as MEGKAWHQLSEEQLLETLGTHITKGLSPEEASNRLQALGPNELAEKKGESPLKLLLNQFKDFMVLVLLGATVISGLLGEMLDALTIVAIILINGILGFYQEFRAERSLRALKELSAPSAKVIRDGQYHHIPARDLVAGDIVLLESGDRVPADLRFVECNECSIDEAALTGESVPVVKEATRIIAAELPLGDRKNCGYLGTMVTRGTAKGIVTVTGMQTEMGKIADLIQQTEEADTPLQHRLEQLGKILIIVAIILTIVVVLAGILHGQPMYEMFLAGVSLAVAAIPEGLPAIVTIALALGVQRMIKRRAIVRKLPSVETLGCASVICSDKTGTLTQNKMTVTQLWLGGRSIEVTGEGYEPVGMLRESGKGIDAKGDPSLRRLTQIAALCNNSDLSQQEKTEDPKKRKPGKAEQVGGEPLEWKIKGDPTEGALLVLAAKTGMVKSALQALYTRVKEFPFDAERKRMSVLVSHQGGKLICTKGAPDLLVGQCSYVLWGDQVVPFTGTLKQKVLTANEAMARESLRVLGLAYREVKSYDECGNYEQAETGLIFVGLTGMMDPPRREVKEAIHKCRQAGIKTVMITGDHGITAEAIAKTLGIIGRNGRVVTGTQLSAMNDEELEQIADEVQVYARVSPEHKLRIVQALQRRGHVVAMTGDGVNDAPAVKAADIGIAMGITGTDVTKEASALVLADDNFSSIVAAVEEGRGIYENIRKFIRYLLASNVGEIMTMFMAMMAGLPLPLVPIQILWVNLVTDGLPAMALGVDQAESDLMQHKPRSAKENIFARRLGWKIISRGILIGVCTLGAFIVALKAGAGHPQQLIHAQTVAFATLVMAQLIHVFDCRSSRSIFHRKLLENKFLVLAVLSSLVLMLAVLYVQPLQPVFKTVPLDLRDWALVLVAAGIPTFAMGIGSVLGTSKQKKGGKITFGGNSAPPTMAR; from the coding sequence GTGGAAGGAAAGGCATGGCACCAGTTAAGCGAGGAACAGTTGCTTGAGACGTTGGGCACTCATATTACGAAAGGACTTTCACCGGAAGAAGCGTCCAATCGATTGCAGGCGCTAGGGCCTAATGAGCTTGCGGAGAAGAAGGGAGAATCTCCCCTTAAGCTTCTGCTTAATCAGTTTAAGGATTTTATGGTGCTCGTATTGCTTGGCGCGACCGTAATCTCAGGATTGCTTGGGGAAATGCTGGACGCCCTGACGATCGTGGCGATTATATTGATCAACGGTATTCTCGGTTTCTATCAGGAGTTTCGCGCCGAACGATCGCTTCGCGCGTTGAAGGAACTGTCCGCTCCTTCGGCTAAAGTCATTCGCGACGGACAGTATCATCATATCCCCGCACGGGATCTCGTAGCGGGAGATATCGTTCTCCTCGAGAGCGGAGATCGGGTTCCGGCCGATCTTCGTTTCGTCGAATGCAACGAATGTTCGATCGACGAGGCCGCGCTAACGGGAGAATCGGTGCCGGTCGTCAAGGAAGCGACTCGAATCATAGCGGCCGAACTGCCTCTCGGAGATCGGAAAAACTGCGGGTATCTCGGAACGATGGTAACGAGGGGAACGGCTAAAGGTATCGTAACGGTTACAGGGATGCAGACGGAGATGGGGAAAATCGCCGATCTGATCCAGCAGACGGAAGAAGCGGATACGCCGTTGCAGCATCGGCTCGAGCAACTGGGTAAAATTCTGATCATCGTGGCGATAATTCTGACGATCGTAGTGGTGCTAGCCGGGATTTTGCACGGACAACCGATGTACGAAATGTTCCTCGCGGGCGTGAGCTTAGCGGTTGCCGCGATTCCCGAAGGCTTGCCGGCCATCGTAACGATCGCCCTCGCGCTCGGGGTACAGCGAATGATCAAACGAAGGGCGATCGTGCGCAAGCTCCCTTCCGTCGAGACGTTAGGCTGCGCATCCGTCATCTGCTCGGACAAAACCGGAACGCTGACGCAAAATAAAATGACGGTAACGCAGCTGTGGCTGGGCGGCAGATCGATCGAGGTTACCGGAGAAGGGTACGAGCCGGTCGGCATGCTTCGCGAGTCCGGCAAAGGCATCGACGCGAAAGGGGATCCGTCTCTGCGCAGGCTGACCCAGATCGCGGCTCTATGCAACAATTCGGATCTATCGCAGCAGGAGAAAACGGAAGATCCGAAGAAACGCAAACCAGGCAAAGCCGAACAAGTCGGAGGCGAACCGCTGGAGTGGAAAATCAAAGGCGATCCTACGGAAGGGGCTTTGCTCGTACTCGCGGCCAAAACCGGAATGGTCAAATCCGCGTTGCAAGCCTTGTATACCAGGGTCAAGGAATTTCCGTTCGACGCGGAGCGCAAAAGAATGTCCGTTCTCGTCTCGCATCAAGGCGGGAAGCTGATCTGCACGAAGGGAGCGCCGGATCTGCTTGTCGGACAATGCTCCTATGTTCTATGGGGCGATCAAGTCGTTCCGTTTACGGGTACTTTGAAGCAGAAGGTGCTGACGGCGAACGAAGCGATGGCTCGAGAATCTTTGCGTGTCCTAGGTTTAGCTTACCGGGAAGTCAAGTCATACGACGAATGCGGCAACTACGAGCAAGCCGAAACCGGCCTGATCTTCGTCGGGTTGACGGGAATGATGGATCCTCCGCGGAGAGAGGTCAAGGAAGCCATCCACAAATGCCGCCAAGCGGGCATCAAGACGGTCATGATCACAGGGGATCACGGCATTACGGCGGAAGCGATCGCGAAGACGTTAGGGATTATCGGACGCAACGGCAGAGTCGTGACGGGAACGCAGTTGTCGGCCATGAACGATGAAGAATTGGAGCAAATCGCCGACGAAGTACAGGTATATGCGCGGGTATCTCCCGAACATAAGCTCAGAATCGTTCAAGCGTTGCAGCGGCGCGGTCACGTCGTCGCGATGACGGGAGACGGCGTGAACGACGCTCCGGCGGTGAAAGCGGCGGATATCGGCATCGCGATGGGGATTACGGGTACCGACGTAACGAAGGAAGCATCCGCGCTCGTCCTCGCGGACGACAATTTCTCCAGCATCGTCGCCGCGGTAGAGGAAGGTCGCGGAATTTACGAGAATATTCGCAAGTTCATCCGTTATCTTCTCGCATCCAACGTCGGAGAGATCATGACGATGTTCATGGCGATGATGGCAGGTCTTCCGTTGCCGCTTGTGCCGATTCAGATTTTATGGGTGAATCTGGTCACGGACGGACTGCCGGCCATGGCGCTCGGCGTCGACCAAGCGGAGAGCGATCTCATGCAGCATAAGCCGCGCTCCGCCAAAGAAAACATCTTCGCCAGACGTCTTGGCTGGAAGATTATCAGCCGCGGCATTCTGATCGGCGTATGTACGCTGGGCGCATTCATCGTCGCTCTGAAAGCGGGAGCCGGACATCCGCAGCAGCTCATTCACGCGCAAACCGTTGCTTTCGCGACGTTAGTCATGGCGCAGCTCATTCACGTATTCGATTGCCGCAGCTCCCGTTCGATCTTCCATCGCAAGCTGCTGGAGAACAAGTTCCTCGTGCTGGCCGTGCTGTCATCGCTAGTGCTTATGCTCGCGGTTCTATATGTACAACCCTTGCAGCCGGTATTCAAAACCGTTCCTCTAGATCTGCGCGATTGGGCGCTGGTTCTTGTCGCGGCAGGCATTCCAACGTTCGCGATGGGAATCGGAAGCGTGCTCGGCACGTCGAAGCAGAAGAAAGGCGGCAAGATCACGTTCGGTGGAAATTCCGCTCCTCCAACGATGGCGAGATAA
- a CDS encoding Rqc2 family fibronectin-binding protein — protein MSLDGIVTRALVHELQASVKARIHKIYQPTDNELILHIRGQGVNGKLLLSAHPSMPRIHWTEQPWANPQEPPMFCMLLRKYCEGGVIEAVRQVGLERIVEIDVRHRDELGDSSFKTIVLEIMGRHSNLILLDPATGIIHDGIRHVTPAISSYRVVLPGSAYVSPPSQDKVNPLDATMSSFEATMASVPPANRITDENAVSGALLHAYTGLSPLVTREIAYRAATQRQEPWTVFDQMMKQVSGHEYEPNIVLSEDGKALFSAVSLTHAKGEAQAFDSMHQCLEIFYRDKASRDLVRQRTTDLNRFLLNEMAKNEKKLLKLQDTLKEAEEADLVRRMGELLTAHLHAFKRGDKTVDVVDYYEEEQPMVTIALDPLLTPNENAQRYFRKYNKQKNSRAIVTEQMESTRTEIEYLASVLQGLESATPNDIGEIREELIEQGYIRERGLRKGMKKKKKDAPSILCYTSSEGIPIYVGKNNTQNDYVTNRLGMSTDTWLHTKDIPGSHVLIRGTEYGDDTLREAAVLAAYYSKGRASSSVPVDYTRIRNVRKPNGAKPGFVIYDGQKTLFVTPDESLVQQMPSTVK, from the coding sequence ATGTCATTGGATGGAATCGTTACCCGAGCGCTCGTACACGAGCTTCAAGCAAGCGTCAAAGCTCGCATTCATAAAATATATCAACCTACGGACAACGAACTGATCCTGCATATTAGAGGACAGGGCGTAAACGGCAAATTGTTATTATCCGCGCACCCCTCCATGCCGCGCATTCATTGGACCGAACAACCGTGGGCGAATCCTCAGGAGCCCCCGATGTTCTGCATGTTATTGCGTAAATATTGCGAAGGCGGGGTCATCGAAGCCGTCCGTCAAGTCGGTCTGGAGCGAATCGTCGAAATCGACGTGCGCCACCGCGACGAATTGGGGGACTCCTCGTTCAAAACGATCGTTCTGGAAATCATGGGGCGCCATAGCAACTTAATCTTGCTCGATCCGGCAACCGGCATTATCCACGACGGGATTCGGCACGTTACGCCGGCTATTAGCAGCTACCGGGTCGTATTGCCCGGAAGCGCGTATGTTTCGCCGCCGTCCCAAGACAAAGTCAATCCGCTAGACGCTACTATGTCTAGTTTCGAAGCAACGATGGCTTCCGTTCCTCCCGCGAATCGAATAACCGACGAGAATGCCGTCTCCGGCGCCCTTCTTCATGCCTATACCGGGCTGAGTCCTCTCGTTACCCGCGAGATTGCTTACCGGGCGGCAACTCAGCGGCAAGAGCCTTGGACGGTTTTCGACCAAATGATGAAGCAGGTATCGGGGCATGAATACGAGCCGAATATCGTCCTGTCGGAGGATGGCAAGGCTTTGTTCTCGGCCGTTTCGTTGACTCATGCGAAAGGCGAGGCGCAAGCTTTCGACTCGATGCATCAATGCCTTGAAATTTTCTATAGAGACAAAGCTTCCCGTGATTTGGTCCGGCAACGGACGACGGATTTGAACCGGTTCCTGCTCAATGAAATGGCGAAAAACGAGAAGAAGCTTCTAAAGCTGCAAGATACGCTCAAGGAAGCGGAGGAAGCCGATCTCGTTCGCCGAATGGGCGAATTGCTTACCGCGCATTTGCACGCGTTCAAACGCGGCGATAAAACCGTGGACGTCGTCGATTATTACGAGGAGGAGCAACCAATGGTGACCATTGCCCTCGATCCGCTTCTGACGCCGAACGAGAATGCCCAGCGGTATTTCCGCAAGTACAATAAGCAGAAGAACAGCAGGGCGATCGTAACCGAGCAAATGGAATCCACGAGAACGGAAATAGAATATTTGGCGTCCGTCCTGCAAGGACTCGAGTCGGCTACGCCGAACGATATCGGAGAAATCCGCGAGGAACTGATCGAGCAAGGATACATCCGGGAACGCGGTTTAAGAAAAGGGATGAAGAAGAAAAAGAAAGATGCCCCTTCCATTCTCTGTTACACTTCAAGCGAAGGAATTCCGATCTATGTCGGGAAAAACAATACGCAGAACGATTACGTTACCAACCGGTTAGGGATGTCTACGGATACGTGGCTGCATACGAAAGATATTCCGGGCTCCCATGTATTGATTCGCGGCACGGAATACGGAGATGATACTTTGCGCGAAGCCGCCGTATTGGCTGCCTATTACTCCAAAGGCCGAGCTTCCAGCAGCGTTCCGGTCGATTATACCCGCATTCGCAATGTCCGCAAGCCGAACGGGGCCAAACCCGGCTTCGTCATCTACGACGGGCAGAAGACGCTGTTCGTGACTCCGGACGAAAGCCTTGTCCAACAGATGCCTTCGACAGTGAAATAA